The nucleotide window GGCGACCCCGTGAATTTAGTGGCGGACGAGCTGATTGGAATAAACATCGCCGAATACATAGGCGGAAAGATGGCGCTCTTCAACTTCTTCTACTACGACACAAGGAAGCCCGGGATTCTGGCGGAGCTACCACCCTTTTTGGACGATGCCATCGGAGGCTTTATAGCGGGCTGCATGACGAGGCTCTTCGAATCGGAGGCGGACTGGCCATGAGGAACCTCCTGCCGTTCTTGACACGGGTGCCAATCAAGGGCGACTTCGAAAAAGCCCGCGAGGAGTTCTGGGCCTTTCCACTCGTTGCATTGGTTAGTTCAGCGCTCCCAACGCTCGTCCTCTACTTAGGGCTTCCCCTCTCGAACGTCCTAGCGGTTATCGCGCTTTACTTCACCATTGGCCTCCTTCACCTCGACGGCTTGGCGGACTTTGCCGACGGAGTGATGGTCAAGGGCGAGCGGGAGAGGAAGATAAAGGCCATGAAGGACGTAAACACAGGTATAGCCGGCCTCTTTGCCGTGGTAATGGTTCTGCTCCTGCAGGTTTACTCGCTCGGGCTCGTTCATTTCTACGCGCTCTTGTTAGCCGAGCTGAACTCAAAGCTCGCCATGCTCCTCGCTCTGGCAACAAAGAAACCGCTCGGCCAAGGGCTTGGGGCCTACTTCATGGAGAAGATGAACAGCGGCCAGCTCCTCGGCGGGCTCATCTTCTACGCCATCCTCCTCGCCCCTGTAGTTGTCTACGAGCAAAATGCCCTGGTCTCGCTCCTCGGTCTGGCCTTCGGGGGCTACGCCATCAAAGTTGCCCTCGGCAACTTCGGCGGGATAAACGGCGACTGCCTTGGAGCGGTTGCGGAGATAACGAGGGCCGGAACGCTTTTGGTCATGGCTTTTGCTTGGGCTTACGTGGGAGGCTGAATCCCCGGAATCACATCGAGTCTATCGAGCTCCCTGTCCTCGAGGGCCGCATAAGGCAGGTATCCCCTATCCTGGGCCTTTTCTATAAAGTCGAGGATTCTCGCCATGTCCTCCTGACTCTTCGTCCCGTCGTCAGCGTAGTCCACAGCTAAGACAACTTTTCCGGCCTTAACAACCCTGTCGAGGAGTGAAACCTTTTCGTCCGTCCAGGGGCTCGGCTCAAGACCGTTGTAAAAAACGTCCTCGCTCGCCCAGCCCGAAACCGTCTCAAGGAGCGTTCCATTGTCGTATTCGAGCAGATACTCCCCATTCTGGGGAATTATTATGAAGCTCGGTCCTGCCTTGGAGCGTGTGTAGTTCGCTATTTCCAGGATAAACTCAATCATCTGCCTGGCCGTCCAGCTCTCCCCATATTTCTTGGCCCAGAAC belongs to Thermococcus camini and includes:
- the cobS gene encoding adenosylcobinamide-GDP ribazoletransferase, which produces MRNLLPFLTRVPIKGDFEKAREEFWAFPLVALVSSALPTLVLYLGLPLSNVLAVIALYFTIGLLHLDGLADFADGVMVKGERERKIKAMKDVNTGIAGLFAVVMVLLLQVYSLGLVHFYALLLAELNSKLAMLLALATKKPLGQGLGAYFMEKMNSGQLLGGLIFYAILLAPVVVYEQNALVSLLGLAFGGYAIKVALGNFGGINGDCLGAVAEITRAGTLLVMAFAWAYVGG
- the cobZ gene encoding alpha-ribazole phosphatase CobZ gives rise to the protein MRAEEILKKIESKGITLDSLLDTALELYIGEEREKIQEELHELMLKYLSDINVQALILSALLLEENFTVEGDPVNLVADELIGINIAEYIGGKMALFNFFYYDTRKPGILAELPPFLDDAIGGFIAGCMTRLFESEADWP